The following is a genomic window from Homalodisca vitripennis isolate AUS2020 chromosome 5, UT_GWSS_2.1, whole genome shotgun sequence.
TCTCAAGATATAAAATGGCACAATACGAACTTTTTATGAAAGTTCTAAGGTTTAGATgtaatttttggcaattaaaattaaaaaggtgtTGTAGTCACCATGCAAATTGgcagtttttataaattcttgCTTTCACAAAACTTAGTATAAATTTTcgttactaatttaaaatagcattaaaaccCAACAAATGATTATGCTTCAGTTTATGGCGCAGTTTGTTTAAGGTCGGTTATATTTTGGATCAAGGTTCTAAAAGTAAATCAACTAGACAAAATACTTCATATAAATCAATCTATTTTTTATTAGCtaactaaatattacatatatacatcACAGTACAGtgtatatacattcatatatgtagtccattattataaaaataacacattttgatGTGCAAAAAGAATAAGTTTAACTAATAATGtgtttaaatcataattattaaacaacattattatatttCGTAAACATCTTATGCCATGTTTGGAAAGATTAAGTTTCTCGGAAAATACAACAGTAGGTCTAGTAGATCAAGcgctataaaataattatcacaaATAGCACATAAATgatctaattaataaattaaccaaatGGTGAGCATTGTTTGGTCTATATCGAcaaatatattaactatacacAGTCAAATCAACTatgaagagaattttaaaattctgagAAATAAATCAAGAgacaaattaaagaaaataaaataaaatatggactACAATTATTTGGTGAACTAGGTTctaaatttacacaataatttacaatatatcaCTCTAACATAAACCTCTGTTATATACATAAGggaataattaaacatttgaacTATATAAACAATATGAACAACGGCTGTACACGGCACTGATTGTCTTAGGGAGAGTCAGGCGAAGGTTGAGATCACGGGGAAGATACTGGAGAGTCCAGAGACAGTCTAGTATGGTCTCCACACTTGCGTCTTGGACGTGGTGGTCTTGGGCAGGATTTTGCCGGGAGGTGGCGTCAGTGTGGCTGGAGGAGGAGAAGTAGTCACGACGATATCCGGGGAGGCCGGACCGGACTGGGGGGTGTCCGGACTACGGGGAGCGGGCCGGACTTGTTGGAAGGCGGACCGGACCGTGGGGCTACCGGCCTGGGGAGGGTCCTCAGCTTCACTCGTGTCCGTGCTAGGCGGTGGAGACGGTTTCCTCATGGGCGACCCCGGGGCCAGCAGGTCCATCCCCGGATAGTGCAGCAGGTGTGAGTAGGCGGAGGGGGTCAGTCCTAGCGTGGGCGGTGGCAGGAAGAACTCCTGAGGGACTGTTGTCGATCCGGGACTCGAGCCTGGACCTAGAAAGAGCAATCTTATTagaattttgaagataaactcAAACCCTAAAACATGAATCATATGAGAGAGTAAAATCATACTATGGTCCAGGAAACGACGTTAAGTCATATAAATAAGTGATTAAGTATAACATACTCTCTTATCCTAATGCACTTTAAAAAGTGACCAAaaagatttaactttaaatttattaagcctatttcatgaataattttactgaaaagAAGATTTGATGTTAGCACGAAATGTTTACGCTCACTTCTAGTGTTAATACCAGTGTATTACGGTTATAACTGATATCCAGCTTTACTATGGATATGATTAATAACTATTACACCTAACTTGAGACATACCGTTACAATTTCAACACGAAAGTGTActcacttaataataataatttccttgtttgtcacttatttaattttttaatgaggtTATATTTACAGGTGTTAATATAACGATTAATTGTGCTTATCCGAGTGAAATTAGCATCTTGATCATTAACAATTGGTTTCATTAGTTTCattcttttcaataataaaagaacATTATCTACCAGCATACCagcatttaaagaactttttAATGCAAACGTTAAGAAAACAAGCAAACACTGGGAGGTGTTGCCTGGGAAGCGGGCAGGGTTTGCCCCTAGAATTGTTTGGTTAATTCTCTTTTATGAGCCGCCATCATTATTCAactgttattgtttgttacattaaTCAATGCATTCGCTGAGAGAACGCAAATGTcgttatttagaaatatattgtagagatttacttattacaataatattgttgcAATTCTCCTTTGaaacttttcataacaatttatGAGGGACTTCTATCGATAAAACGTCAATGTTATAGCATTActatttagtacaaaataaaaatcgaaatttgtttttattttttcaatgtttcgatttcagtaataatatattatgcatACTGGATCGTTGTGCAATTTTTTGAGAACATTCACTACTTCTAGCGGAAGCTTCAAAAGCTAGGAAAATCTTTTACCCAGACAATTATGAGCAGAGGACGCGTTTCGCCACACTACAGCTATATTGTACGGTCATTGGTTCTAGTTTTGTACGAAAGAATATTTGAGATGAAGAGAACGGAGTTTACAAACATATTTGACAGCGCAAAGAAGGCTGTTCAGTATAAAGGCTGTTGAGAACCTTTGATTACATGACCCCGATGATTTAGCACCCCATGAATCACGAGAGGTGACGATGCGAGTGTGGTATATTGTCCCGCAAGACGGATGGGACGTCCACGGGGACCGGGGAGCGATAACCGCGTACTCTCGACTCCGAGCTCCACTGTTGGGGTATCTACCTTCTACCGTATGTATATGAGAATGAGTCGCTGAAAGTGGGGAGGGGATTCAATTGAACAGCCCCTGTTCCCCCAGGAGTTCCCCCTCCAAGGGGTGTAAGCTGCAGTGAAATCGGATTACGTAAGGGATGATTCTCAAACGATGACGGCTAATTCAACACAGCATCGCCACCACCCCCACCGCGCCGCCCCTGCCGCCCTCGGCGACCAAATCACTGCCCCCGGGCGGTTCGGCTACCGCTTCTGACAAAACGCCGCGTCTTGTTTGATCGGTTACTTTCATCGGACCGATGACGACTAATGTTCGTAAGGATAAGAGAGGATGTAACGTTTCAATCCTgggatttaaaataatagtagaaATTTTTTAGTACTTAATTACAGAGGCGCATAGAggcataaaaaactatttacttaaacatttcaaagtGTTTTACGTTAAATCCACGATATAATGcgctgaaattaaaaaataacgcgTGAAATAATAAGAGAATGTTCTAGATCTATTCTTAAGAAcaatgaaaaacttttaatatctttatttaaaatcattgaaGTTTGTGCCTAATGATGCCAACGATTTCATTGTATGAATAAAATTCCCAATGagagatattttatataacagttgAAAAGGGTTCCTAAGGTTATACCAAGCGTCATTTATGCCGAGCTCTTTATAATGCTTATTTAAATAAGGAACGTTTATTACCAAAATTGAAATTTCGCAAAAATTGGTTTTGAAACGTGTAATTCTAGATCAATAAAGAATGGTAACCATAGAGTTCGAGATTTCTTTTTCACTTTAAATAGACACTTTACGATGCGATAGGTTTTGCTCTATAACGCAGACGTTCAGAATACACGTCCAAAAACTAGAGGTACTCACCCAAGTAAAGTATCTAttgtttaaaatcttaataattacggcatcaaataattatttctcGCTATTCTTTCAAACAGGATACCACATGCTCTTTAGTCTCTTAAACCCCTGTCACAGTGATGCTGACCCACCGCCGCGCCGTTACCCCGGGGCACCCTTTCCTCCCTCAGAGCAGGGCAGCAGCCTCCACTTTCAGATCAATAGTGGTTGTTTTCCATATCGATTGTGGTTCCCCTTTCCCATTGTCTTGCTGCCGCGCGTCGCCGTTCCCGGCCACTTCATCATGGGTGAGTCATCACCACAATGGCCACCAAGATGGCGGAGACCCGCTAGGGGAGAGTGGTCTAATATTAACATATCGCCCGGTCTTACTGCTTCGGGAGTTGCAATTTGCTAGCCGACCTGTCATGCGATAATGTATGGATCTTTTCTGCTAGATTTAACCCCCATGAGGACCCTGAATTATTTATCTGCCGCCATTTCCCGCTGGCGTTGCATTTACGTTGTTGATGGATCTTTTCGGACTGAATGGCTGAATTTGTGCACAGCCACTAATTCAGGTGAATAAGCAAGGTACAGTAGCACATCTTCAAATTCcagaaaagtatttttactttggtTAAACAACTACCAGAACATTGCCAGCCAGTGATTGAGAGCACACTCACTCAGCAGGAGGACAACCTAAGCCCTTAAAATTCAAATCTCACATTGTATATGTGACAGTATTGACGCTGGCGAAAAAAGTCACATTCGAATAAAATGGTACTTTTTggtctaaatataattatttcaaatgtttcattaggaaaaaaactttttttaatgaaagccgattagaaaaacaaataggctacatgaattttatatttcactacACTACTACAAGAAAAACGTATGAAATGTAGTCACTCGGCCTTGTAACGAAAATTCTAATGCAAACTACAGCAAATGTTTGAAATTGTCATGAAGTTGTAAAATAGAATGTTAcgcaaattttttaattaattttgagttaCCTCGGACTATAAGCAGTGGTATGAGAAAAGAAATTTTCTTATATTAGTCTTACATATTGTATTTGACGGTACTGATGCAACCGATAGCCGATTAATAGGTTTAATGTAAGACTTAAAACAATCTTGAAAATCGGTAGAGTCCATTTTGTATTATAGGTTAGCATGCAAATATTACTACTCCTTCTAAGAGAGGGCCATTCAATAAATATATCTTCAGCCTTTTACTGGAAAACTGAGTGTACATCTCTAAACACTTTCCATTCATCACAAGCTTGACTTTAACCAATAAAATGTTCTCCTAAATGTGAGTggacatagttttaaaatacatatgttGTGTTTTTTCTACTAATATGCATATTTAATACAACTGCTAGATGGGTTGTCTCCATTGACTAGCATGAAGAGACATGTCTCGTTTTATGCACTGTTATTGAAGGTTTAAGCATAAATGTAATCTTGCACAATTTTTTAAGTCTCAGAAAGTGCTAAAGAAACGACAAATTATGGATATTTAATGACTAACAATGCTCCTTCCACAGGTTTTGGGAaatcttataaagtaaaatttacttaGCTCTTGTCGGAGCTTATTGACAGGATCAGAGAGCAAATTGCATAATTCTATTATTTCTAAGGTTACCGATTTGCATGAATGCCTATATGTAAACTCAGTGTCATACACACCTTTAGGTATATGGCAGATGGGAGGAGGTGGCAGTTTGCAAAGGTCCTGGGGCCTCCTGAAGTACTCGGGCCAGGCGTAGCTCATGTAGGTGGCGTCCAACCATTGCGGGGGCAGAAGCGAGAAGGGCCCAAACCCTCCCCCGTGCTGGTAATGGAAATCTGGAAAAAACACTAAACATTAACTTAGCAGCCACTCAAACACATTGCATCTATAAACCTAATTACTTTAAGAAAGGAACATAAATTGATGTTAAGTTGGAGAAAGGCTCTACGAATAAACCTAAAATTAGCAGAATACTTCATTCCTCTAGCATtcctcataatttttaaatatttttttaactatccaATCATTCCTATAGTCACATGAATTATGTAGATAAGGTTTAttacagtagtatttttattGTGGTTATAAGGACCTTATTTAGTTAGAGATAAAGATTACAATAAGGGTGAATTCTTTAGTGGTCAAACGAACTGAAGTAGTTCTTGAGAAATGGCAAGGGACTACTACTTCACACAGGAGCGTTTATGGCAGCTGTTAATTCGAATGGAA
Proteins encoded in this region:
- the LOC124363867 gene encoding segmentation protein Runt-like isoform X2 — encoded protein: MHLPCADIGGKGMTTDVFAGVYEALQEYHGELVQTGSPSILCTALPSHWRSNKSLPLAFKVVALDDISDGTVVTVRAGNDENYCAELRNCTAVMKNQVAKFNDLRFVGRSGRGKSFSLSIVINTSPFQVASYCKAIKVTVDGPREPRSKSNFHYQHGGGFGPFSLLPPQWLDATYMSYAWPEYFRRPQDLCKLPPPPICHIPKGPGSSPGSTTVPQEFFLPPPTLGLTPSAYSHLLHYPGMDLLAPGSPMRKPSPPPSTDTSEAEDPPQAGSPTVRSAFQQVRPAPRSPDTPQSGPASPDIVVTTSPPPATLTPPPGKILPKTTTSKTQVWRPY
- the LOC124363867 gene encoding segmentation protein Runt-like isoform X1, giving the protein MHLPCADIGGKGMTTDVFAGVYEALQEYHGELVQTGSPSILCTALPSHWRSNKSLPLAFKVVALDDISDGTVVTVRAGNDENYCAELRNCTAVMKNQVAKFNDLRFVGRSGRGKSFSLSIVINTSPFQVASYCKAIKVTVDGPREPRSKSMFFPDFHYQHGGGFGPFSLLPPQWLDATYMSYAWPEYFRRPQDLCKLPPPPICHIPKGPGSSPGSTTVPQEFFLPPPTLGLTPSAYSHLLHYPGMDLLAPGSPMRKPSPPPSTDTSEAEDPPQAGSPTVRSAFQQVRPAPRSPDTPQSGPASPDIVVTTSPPPATLTPPPGKILPKTTTSKTQVWRPY